The Kluyvera intermedia genome includes the window ACGACGGAATGATGTTGCAGCGTGTGGAGCGTCCTACTGTCGAGTGTGCGGCGGTGCTGGCCAAAACACCACTAGCCTCGGTATTGCCTTAAGAATAATGCTGCTCCGGCGTCGAGAGACCCGGAGCCCAGCACGTCAGTGGTTGCTGTCAACATTATCTTGCGGAACCAGTACATAGCCACCCTGGTTGCCATAAGTGTTCATTACCGTTTTTTGTATCGACGATTGGCCGACCAGTTTTGCCAGTTCGTCCATACGCGCCTGCAGCAGACGTTTCACCTGGCTTTCATTATCCAGCACGGTGCGCAAAAGCGGACGGAGCTGTTCCTGGAGCGGATCGCTGGGCTGGCTGTCCTGGGTTAATTGAGCAATATTCTGCACCGCATTAACGTAGTCCATCTCACTGGCAATCAGTTCGTCCCACAATCCATCCGTGGCAAGTCGCAGCATCAT containing:
- the fliT gene encoding flagella biosynthesis regulatory protein FliT, which translates into the protein MSHAPHLYLSYQKLVEKSNMMLRLATDGLWDELIASEMDYVNAVQNIAQLTQDSQPSDPLQEQLRPLLRTVLDNESQVKRLLQARMDELAKLVGQSSIQKTVMNTYGNQGGYVLVPQDNVDSNH